AAATCTTTATACTGCCATCTGTCAGTTCATAATGAATATTAAAGCTGAAATATTCTAAAGCAACAATGCGTACAGAATCGTACCGAATCTGAAACGCTTCCGGCATCAATTTAATAACTTCTAATGTATTAAAGATATCATCTAAGAACAAGTCTCCCTTTTGAGCAAGATCATATTGGCATTTCGCTCTGTAAATATCACGCTTGGCATCCTCCGAAAAGAATGTTTTATCTGCCATAGCTCTTCTTTATTTCTTCGGAGGTATACCATTTTAATTTCCCTTCTGCATCACGTTTCTTCAATATATCCATCATAGCCTTATATTCCTCACTGGGCTCTGCTAAACGCAGTGCCGTTTCTTCCAAAGACCATT
This region of Aequorivita marisscotiae genomic DNA includes:
- a CDS encoding type II toxin-antitoxin system RelE/ParE family toxin → MADKTFFSEDAKRDIYRAKCQYDLAQKGDLFLDDIFNTLEVIKLMPEAFQIRYDSVRIVALEYFSFNIHYELTDGSIKIYKVLHQRQNY